The following proteins come from a genomic window of Eulemur rufifrons isolate Redbay chromosome 24, OSU_ERuf_1, whole genome shotgun sequence:
- the ITPKC gene encoding inositol-trisphosphate 3-kinase C isoform X1, whose protein sequence is MRRCPCRGSLSEAEARALPAAARMGLEAPRGGRRRQPGQQRPGPGAGGPVGRSEWGGPWARTAGSSLHTEPEKAGLGPEPWTDGPQTEFWTDGQTEPGAAGLGAETERPSQKTEPDRSNLQIHPERSWSQLETTSRWTETGADGFWTEPHRSDLQSQLERASLWTQPGVDGPWTEPETHGSQTHPEWVKPWVDNLWTRQSRSNLRTHPEGACPSTEPSVHGSWKELYTDGSRTQQDPESPWTEAHTDGSKTQQDTEVARKQPDTNSFPIQQDTDGSWTQPGTDGPQTAPGTDCLLGEPDNGQLEEPEPEELLTHLPSHLKCSPLCPVPRLIITPETPEPEAQPVGPPSRVEGGSGGFSSASSFDESEDDVVAGGEGASDPEDRSGSKPWKKLKTVLKYSPFVVSFRKHYPWVQLSGHAGNFQAGEDGRILKRFCQCEQRSLEQLMEDPLRPFVPAYYGVVQRDGQTFNQMEDLLADFEGPSIMDCKMGSRTYLEEELVKARERPRPRKDMYEKMVAVDPGAPTPEEHAQGAVTKPRYMQWRETMSSTSTLGFRIEGIKKADGTCNTNFKKTQALEQVTKVLEDFVDGDRGILRKYVARLEELRDALENSPFFKTHEVVGSSLLFVHDHTGLAKVWMIDFGKTVALPGHQTLSHRLPWAEGNREDGYLWGLDNMIRLLQGLAQS, encoded by the exons ATGAGGCGCTGCCCGTGCCGGGGGAGCCTGAGTGAGGCGGAGGCCCGGGCGCTGCCCGCGGCAGCCCGCATGGGGTTGGAGGCGCCGCGAGGAGGGCGGCGGCGGCAGCCGGGACAGCAGCGACCTGGGCCCGGCGCAGGGGGCCCGGTGGGGCGGTCGGAGTGGGGCGGGCCCTGGGCCCGGACCGCGGGGTCCAGCCTCCACACCGAGCCCGAGAAGGCCGGCCTCGGGCCTGAGCCGTGGACAGATGGTCCACAGACAGAATTCTGGACAGACGGACAGACTGAGCCTGGAGCAGCTGGCCTCGGAGCAGAAACGGAGAGGCCCAGTCAAAAGACGGAGCCAGACAGGTCCAACCTCCAGATACATCCAGAAAGGAGCTGGTCACAGTTGGAGACGACCAGTCGCTGGACGGAGACTGGGGCAGATGGCTTTTGGACTGAGCCGCACAGGTCAGACCTCCAGTCTCAGCTAGAGAGGGCCAGCCTCTGGACACAGCCAGGAGTTGATGGGCCGTGGACAGAGCCAGAAACACATGGGTCACAGACTCATCCAGAATGGGTCAAGCCCTGGGTCGATAACCTCTGGACCCGCCAGAGCAGGTCCAACCTCCGGACTCACCCAGAGGGAGCCTGTCCCTCAACAGAGCCAAGTGTTCATGGCTCCTGGAAAGAATTGTACACTGATGGCTCCAGGACACAACAGGATCCTGAAAGTCCCTGGACTGAGGCACACACTGATGGCTCCAAGACACAACAGGATACTGAAGTAGCCAGGAAGCAGCCTGACACAAATAGTTTCCCAATACAACAAGATACTGATGGCTCCTGGACACAGCCTGGCACTGATGGTCCCCAGACAGCGCCTGGGACAGACTGCCTTTTGGGAGAGCCTGACAATGGCCAATTAGAGGAACCAGAACCTGAGGAGTTGTTGACTCATCTGCCCTCTCACCTGAAGTGTAGCCCCTTGTGCCCCGTGCCCCGCCTCATCATCACCCCTGAGACTCCTGAACCTGAGGCCCAGCCAGTGGGACCCCCCTCCAGGGTCGAGGGAGGCAGTGgtggcttctcctctgcctcctctttcGACGAGTCTGAGGATGATGTGGTGGCCGGGGGCGAAGGTGCCAGCGATCCTGAGGACAGGTCTGGG AGCAAACCATGGAAGAAGCTGAAGACAGTTCTGAAGTATTCGCCCTTCGTGGTCTCCTTCCGAAAACACTACCCTTGGGTCCAGCTTTCTGGACATGCCG GGAACTTCCAGGCGGGTGAGGATGGTCGGATTCTGAAACGTTTCTGTCAGTGTGAGCAGCGCAGCCTGGAACAGCTGATGGAAGACCCCTTGCGGCCTTTTGTGCCAGCCTACTATGGTGTGGTGCAGCGGGATGGCCAGACCTTCAACCAGATGGAAGATCTCCTGGCAGACTTCGAGGGCCCCTCCATTATGGACTGCAAAATGGGCAGCAG GACCTAcctggaggaggagctggtgaAGGCGAGAGAACGGCCCCGGCCCCGGAAGGACATGTATGAGAAGATGGTGGCTGTGGACCCCGGGGCTCCCACCCCCGAGGAGCACGCCCAGGGTGCGGTCACCAAGCCCCGCTACATGCAGTGGAGGGAAACCATGAGCTCGACCTCCACCCTGGGCTTCCGGATCGAGGGCATCAAG AAAGCTGATGGGACCTGCAACACCAACTTCAAGAAGACGCAGGCACTAGAACAAGTGACAAAGGTGTTGGAGGACTTTGTGGATGGGGACCGTGGCATCCTG AGAAAGTATGTGGCACGCCTGGAAGAACTTCGCGATGCTCTGGAGAACTCCCCCTTCTTCAAGACCCACGAG GTGGTGGGCAGCTCCCTCCTCTTTGTGCACGACCACACTGGCCTGGCCAAGGTATGGATGATCGACTTTGGCAAGACGGTGGCCCTGCCTGGCCACCAGACGCTCAGCCACAGGCTGCCCTGGGCTGAGGGCAACCGTGAGGACGGCTACCTCTGGGGCTTGGACAACATGATTCGCCTCCTTCAGGGTCTGGCCCAGAGCTGA
- the ITPKC gene encoding inositol-trisphosphate 3-kinase C isoform X2 translates to MRRCPCRGSLSEAEARALPAAARMGLEAPRGGRRRQPGQQRPGPGAGGPVGRSEWGGPWARTAGSSLHTEPEKAGLGPEPWTDGPQTEFWTDGQTEPGAAGLGAETERPSQKTEPDRSNLQIHPERSWSQLETTSRWTETGADGFWTEPHRSDLQSQLERASLWTQPGVDGPWTEPETHGSQTHPEWVKPWVDNLWTRQSRSNLRTHPEGACPSTEPSVHGSWKELYTDGSRTQQDPESPWTEAHTDGSKTQQDTEVARKQPDTNSFPIQQDTDGSWTQPGTDGPQTAPGTDCLLGEPDNGQLEEPEPEELLTHLPSHLKCSPLCPVPRLIITPETPEPEAQPVGPPSRVEGGSGGFSSASSFDESEDDVVAGGEGASDPEDRSGSKPWKKLKTVLKYSPFVVSFRKHYPWVQLSGHAGNFQAGEDGRILKRFCQCEQRSLEQLMEDPLRPFVPAYYGVVQRDGQTFNQMEDLLADFEGPSIMDCKMGSRTYLEEELVKARERPRPRKDMYEKMVAVDPGAPTPEEHAQGAVTKPRYMQWRETMSSTSTLGFRIEGIKKADGTCNTNFKKTQALEQVTKVLEDFVDGDRGILVVGSSLLFVHDHTGLAKVWMIDFGKTVALPGHQTLSHRLPWAEGNREDGYLWGLDNMIRLLQGLAQS, encoded by the exons ATGAGGCGCTGCCCGTGCCGGGGGAGCCTGAGTGAGGCGGAGGCCCGGGCGCTGCCCGCGGCAGCCCGCATGGGGTTGGAGGCGCCGCGAGGAGGGCGGCGGCGGCAGCCGGGACAGCAGCGACCTGGGCCCGGCGCAGGGGGCCCGGTGGGGCGGTCGGAGTGGGGCGGGCCCTGGGCCCGGACCGCGGGGTCCAGCCTCCACACCGAGCCCGAGAAGGCCGGCCTCGGGCCTGAGCCGTGGACAGATGGTCCACAGACAGAATTCTGGACAGACGGACAGACTGAGCCTGGAGCAGCTGGCCTCGGAGCAGAAACGGAGAGGCCCAGTCAAAAGACGGAGCCAGACAGGTCCAACCTCCAGATACATCCAGAAAGGAGCTGGTCACAGTTGGAGACGACCAGTCGCTGGACGGAGACTGGGGCAGATGGCTTTTGGACTGAGCCGCACAGGTCAGACCTCCAGTCTCAGCTAGAGAGGGCCAGCCTCTGGACACAGCCAGGAGTTGATGGGCCGTGGACAGAGCCAGAAACACATGGGTCACAGACTCATCCAGAATGGGTCAAGCCCTGGGTCGATAACCTCTGGACCCGCCAGAGCAGGTCCAACCTCCGGACTCACCCAGAGGGAGCCTGTCCCTCAACAGAGCCAAGTGTTCATGGCTCCTGGAAAGAATTGTACACTGATGGCTCCAGGACACAACAGGATCCTGAAAGTCCCTGGACTGAGGCACACACTGATGGCTCCAAGACACAACAGGATACTGAAGTAGCCAGGAAGCAGCCTGACACAAATAGTTTCCCAATACAACAAGATACTGATGGCTCCTGGACACAGCCTGGCACTGATGGTCCCCAGACAGCGCCTGGGACAGACTGCCTTTTGGGAGAGCCTGACAATGGCCAATTAGAGGAACCAGAACCTGAGGAGTTGTTGACTCATCTGCCCTCTCACCTGAAGTGTAGCCCCTTGTGCCCCGTGCCCCGCCTCATCATCACCCCTGAGACTCCTGAACCTGAGGCCCAGCCAGTGGGACCCCCCTCCAGGGTCGAGGGAGGCAGTGgtggcttctcctctgcctcctctttcGACGAGTCTGAGGATGATGTGGTGGCCGGGGGCGAAGGTGCCAGCGATCCTGAGGACAGGTCTGGG AGCAAACCATGGAAGAAGCTGAAGACAGTTCTGAAGTATTCGCCCTTCGTGGTCTCCTTCCGAAAACACTACCCTTGGGTCCAGCTTTCTGGACATGCCG GGAACTTCCAGGCGGGTGAGGATGGTCGGATTCTGAAACGTTTCTGTCAGTGTGAGCAGCGCAGCCTGGAACAGCTGATGGAAGACCCCTTGCGGCCTTTTGTGCCAGCCTACTATGGTGTGGTGCAGCGGGATGGCCAGACCTTCAACCAGATGGAAGATCTCCTGGCAGACTTCGAGGGCCCCTCCATTATGGACTGCAAAATGGGCAGCAG GACCTAcctggaggaggagctggtgaAGGCGAGAGAACGGCCCCGGCCCCGGAAGGACATGTATGAGAAGATGGTGGCTGTGGACCCCGGGGCTCCCACCCCCGAGGAGCACGCCCAGGGTGCGGTCACCAAGCCCCGCTACATGCAGTGGAGGGAAACCATGAGCTCGACCTCCACCCTGGGCTTCCGGATCGAGGGCATCAAG AAAGCTGATGGGACCTGCAACACCAACTTCAAGAAGACGCAGGCACTAGAACAAGTGACAAAGGTGTTGGAGGACTTTGTGGATGGGGACCGTGGCATCCTG GTGGTGGGCAGCTCCCTCCTCTTTGTGCACGACCACACTGGCCTGGCCAAGGTATGGATGATCGACTTTGGCAAGACGGTGGCCCTGCCTGGCCACCAGACGCTCAGCCACAGGCTGCCCTGGGCTGAGGGCAACCGTGAGGACGGCTACCTCTGGGGCTTGGACAACATGATTCGCCTCCTTCAGGGTCTGGCCCAGAGCTGA